Proteins from a single region of Phycisphaeraceae bacterium D3-23:
- a CDS encoding LptF/LptG family permease: protein MKLLDRYIIKQFVLNFVILSVVMMGLYVLVDLIVDLDEFIEAGQELADERGGALLATLWVLGDYYGPFLLLVYVAMSGLIVVAAMGFTIAQMQRNRELIALLAGGVSLYRVAAPILVAGFMFNLLAMPVQEMLIPPLAEKIVRPKSQAGSLTIKDKPVHYLKDESGALISASSFSAERGEMKDVRIIKLNAEGRQVSLIRASLATWDGASGQWILRDGRRFDPGADVSDPDALAGKPVTAYATELSAEVLIVRQASLYLRLLSMRELENMRGNQALTAKARASVTQIIWSRFSTVVLSVLILLMGLPYFLSRVPGNLLMNATKAAGITVGAWAGGLVLLQVGNLNPVTAAWLPVIIYLPVSFWLVTKIET from the coding sequence GTGAAACTACTCGACCGCTACATCATCAAGCAGTTCGTCCTGAACTTCGTCATCCTTAGCGTGGTGATGATGGGGCTGTACGTGCTGGTCGACCTGATCGTGGACCTGGACGAGTTCATCGAGGCGGGCCAGGAGCTTGCAGACGAGCGGGGCGGGGCGTTGCTCGCGACGCTGTGGGTGTTGGGCGATTACTACGGGCCGTTCCTCCTGCTCGTGTATGTCGCGATGTCGGGGCTCATCGTCGTCGCGGCGATGGGGTTCACGATCGCGCAGATGCAACGCAACCGTGAACTGATCGCGCTGCTGGCGGGGGGCGTGAGTCTGTACCGTGTCGCCGCGCCGATTCTGGTGGCAGGGTTTATGTTCAACCTATTGGCGATGCCCGTGCAGGAGATGCTCATCCCGCCGCTCGCGGAAAAGATCGTTCGGCCCAAGTCACAGGCGGGCTCGCTGACGATCAAAGATAAGCCCGTCCACTACCTCAAAGACGAGTCCGGGGCATTGATCAGCGCGTCCTCGTTCAGCGCCGAGCGTGGCGAGATGAAGGACGTCAGGATCATCAAACTCAACGCGGAGGGCCGGCAGGTCTCACTGATCCGCGCATCGCTGGCGACATGGGACGGCGCAAGCGGGCAGTGGATCCTCCGAGACGGCCGGCGGTTTGATCCCGGCGCTGACGTGTCCGACCCCGATGCGCTCGCGGGCAAGCCGGTCACGGCCTACGCGACCGAGTTGTCGGCGGAGGTCTTGATTGTGCGTCAGGCGTCGCTCTACCTCCGGCTGCTCTCGATGCGCGAATTGGAGAACATGCGCGGCAACCAGGCGCTGACCGCCAAGGCCCGCGCCAGCGTCACGCAGATCATCTGGAGCCGGTTCAGCACGGTGGTCCTGTCGGTGCTGATCTTGCTGATGGGGCTGCCGTATTTCTTGTCGCGCGTGCCGGGCAACCTGCTGATGAACGCGACCAAAGCGGCGGGCATCACCGTCGGCGCGTGGGCGGGGGGTCTCGTGCTGCTGCAGGTAGGCAACCTCAACCCGGTCACGGCCGCGTGGCTTCCGGTCATCATCTACCTCCCGGTTTCTTTCTGGCTGGTGACGAAGATCGAGACTTGA
- the trpA gene encoding tryptophan synthase subunit alpha, producing MNRIDQIFGDLRASGAKALMPFITAGDGGLDTTARVIPALERGGASVCEVGIPFSDPIADGPVIQASMTRALDAGTRLAGVFETIAALRGSVSMGLVAMVSYSIVYRYGLDRFVKDAGQAGFDGLILPDLPIDEAAAARDAAGAGGLTLSMLIPPTTQIERARRIAEGCTGFVYVVSRGGITGERSALPEELPGRLRELRGVTDAPMAVGFGISTAPQVRSVVTVADAAIVGSAMVRRLHEQAQAGEDPAQAAEQMTRELAAGLVGTPGAG from the coding sequence ATGAATCGGATCGATCAAATCTTCGGCGACCTGCGGGCGAGCGGGGCCAAGGCCCTGATGCCTTTTATCACGGCCGGCGATGGCGGGCTCGACACAACTGCGCGGGTGATCCCCGCGCTTGAGCGCGGCGGCGCATCGGTGTGCGAGGTCGGCATCCCGTTCTCGGACCCGATCGCGGACGGCCCGGTGATCCAGGCGTCGATGACCCGTGCTCTCGACGCGGGCACCCGGCTGGCCGGCGTATTCGAGACGATCGCCGCCCTGCGCGGCAGCGTCTCGATGGGGCTGGTTGCGATGGTCAGCTACTCGATCGTCTACCGCTACGGGCTCGATCGGTTTGTGAAGGACGCGGGCCAGGCGGGGTTTGACGGCCTGATCCTGCCGGACCTGCCGATCGACGAGGCGGCCGCGGCGCGCGATGCGGCGGGAGCGGGCGGGCTGACGCTAAGCATGCTGATCCCGCCGACGACCCAGATCGAGCGTGCCCGCCGGATCGCCGAGGGCTGCACGGGGTTTGTTTACGTCGTCTCGCGCGGCGGGATTACCGGCGAGCGCAGTGCGCTGCCCGAGGAATTGCCCGGCCGGCTCCGTGAGCTACGGGGCGTAACCGACGCACCGATGGCCGTCGGTTTTGGCATCTCGACCGCCCCGCAGGTGCGGTCAGTCGTCACGGTGGCCGACGCGGCGATCGTGGGCTCAGCGATGGTCCGCCGGCTGCACGAACAGGCCCAGGCGGGCGAAGACCCGGCCCAGGCGGCCGAGCAGATGACCCGGGAGCTTGCCGCGGGGCTGGTCGGCACGCCCGGCGCGGGGTAG
- a CDS encoding NADH-quinone oxidoreductase subunit N, whose product MTALSEKLALLWPEIAMLVGACVCLVTGLSGSQTLRKATPGFAMLSIVVAAVLLRFVNPYGGAGFASGVDPHHFMHLGGMVGFAKLATLAIGLILVMVATGTPDALKQIISADSAQGKAFEPGDCFRGEFYAFMLFSLTGVMLCAGASDLAWLFLALELTSLPTYVMAATSRDKPAAQEAAVKYFFLGAMSAAVFLFGFALIYGATGYTEFGPIAEHVQTVGVSPLMMTGVVLAVVGICFKIAAVPMHFYTADVYEGAATPVTAFLAFVPKTAGFVSLIALLGLVGWGHSNGGAATELPAPLVYLLALIAVLTMTVGNVLGLMQDRIKRVLAYSSIAHSGYMLVGLLVGPAAAQAVSGTEDTLLSNGLAAVLFYLVAYGLSTVSSFAVIACMSRPDGSEVETYDDLAGMRLRHPFLAAVLLVSVISLVGLPPLVGFLGKLYLIGSAYSAASVGSATGWVYPTIVVIMVLNSAISAGYYLRIASVAFFGEDKQQTVQLKLPVRVWGATIAAAAALLLGGLPGNLLVESSRDAAEVKATIAKPNNSRPTIDDGGEVKPTREPGRVVGTVE is encoded by the coding sequence ATGACCGCCCTCTCCGAAAAACTCGCCTTGCTCTGGCCCGAGATCGCGATGCTCGTGGGGGCTTGTGTGTGCCTCGTGACCGGGCTGTCGGGCAGCCAGACGCTGCGTAAGGCGACCCCGGGGTTTGCGATGCTATCGATCGTCGTGGCGGCGGTGCTGCTACGCTTTGTCAACCCCTATGGCGGGGCCGGGTTCGCCTCCGGCGTTGACCCGCACCACTTCATGCACCTGGGCGGCATGGTCGGCTTCGCCAAGCTCGCGACGCTGGCGATCGGGCTCATCCTCGTCATGGTCGCGACCGGCACGCCCGATGCGCTCAAGCAGATCATCTCGGCCGATTCGGCACAGGGCAAGGCCTTTGAGCCCGGCGACTGTTTCCGCGGCGAGTTCTACGCGTTCATGCTGTTCTCGCTGACCGGTGTCATGCTCTGCGCCGGGGCGTCGGACCTGGCCTGGCTGTTCCTTGCGCTCGAGCTGACCTCGCTGCCGACCTATGTCATGGCCGCGACCTCGCGTGACAAGCCCGCGGCGCAGGAGGCGGCGGTCAAGTACTTCTTCCTGGGCGCGATGTCGGCGGCGGTCTTCCTCTTCGGCTTCGCATTGATTTACGGCGCGACGGGCTATACCGAGTTCGGCCCGATCGCCGAGCACGTCCAGACGGTCGGCGTCTCGCCATTGATGATGACGGGGGTGGTGCTCGCCGTCGTCGGGATCTGCTTCAAGATCGCGGCCGTGCCGATGCACTTCTACACTGCGGATGTGTATGAGGGCGCGGCGACGCCGGTGACGGCTTTCCTCGCGTTTGTCCCCAAGACCGCAGGGTTCGTCTCGTTGATCGCACTCCTCGGGCTGGTGGGCTGGGGCCACAGCAACGGCGGCGCGGCGACCGAGCTGCCCGCGCCGCTCGTCTACCTCCTTGCGCTGATCGCGGTCTTGACCATGACCGTGGGCAACGTGCTCGGGCTGATGCAGGACCGCATCAAGCGCGTGCTGGCGTATTCGTCGATCGCGCACTCGGGCTACATGCTCGTCGGGCTCCTCGTCGGCCCAGCCGCCGCGCAGGCGGTCAGCGGCACGGAAGACACGCTGCTCTCCAACGGGCTCGCCGCGGTGTTGTTCTACCTCGTCGCCTACGGGCTGAGCACGGTGAGCTCGTTCGCCGTCATCGCCTGCATGTCCAGGCCCGACGGCTCGGAGGTCGAGACCTACGACGACCTCGCGGGCATGCGGCTACGCCACCCGTTCCTCGCGGCCGTATTGCTGGTCAGCGTGATCTCGCTGGTCGGGCTTCCGCCGCTGGTCGGGTTCCTGGGCAAGCTCTACCTGATCGGCTCGGCCTACTCGGCGGCGAGTGTCGGCTCGGCGACGGGCTGGGTCTACCCCACGATCGTCGTCATCATGGTCCTCAACTCCGCGATCTCGGCGGGCTACTACCTGCGGATCGCGTCGGTGGCTTTCTTCGGCGAGGACAAGCAGCAGACCGTGCAACTCAAGCTCCCCGTCCGCGTCTGGGGCGCGACGATCGCCGCCGCCGCCGCGCTGCTGCTGGGTGGGCTGCCGGGCAACCTGCTGGTCGAGTCGTCGCGCGACGCGGCGGAGGTCAAGGCCACCATCGCGAAGCCGAACAACAGCCGGCCCACGATCGACGACGGGGGCGAGGTCAAGCCGACCCGTGAACCGGGTCGGGTGGTTGGGACAGTGGAGTAG
- the rph gene encoding ribonuclease PH, whose amino-acid sequence MSKRRNNQLRPTTIKPFKTNAPGSVVIAMGNTRVLCTASIADQPPRWIKRDDEGNPVHGWVSAEYSMLPGSTPDRKRRGTDGRSTEIQRLIGRVLRAGVNMDKMPGLSITCDCDVLSADGGTRTAAITGAWVALAQAINHARKEKRITTQPLLGPVAAVSVGVIGRKAYLDLDYPLDVKAEVDMNVAMNHKGQFIEVQGTGEQGTFSRDELDTLLDLAGKGIKKLMTIQRAAAKA is encoded by the coding sequence ATGAGCAAACGACGCAACAACCAACTTCGGCCGACGACGATCAAGCCCTTCAAGACCAACGCGCCTGGCAGCGTGGTCATCGCGATGGGCAACACGCGGGTGCTGTGTACCGCCTCGATCGCGGACCAGCCGCCGCGCTGGATCAAGCGTGACGACGAGGGCAACCCGGTCCACGGCTGGGTCAGCGCCGAGTACTCGATGCTGCCCGGCTCGACACCCGACCGAAAACGCCGAGGCACGGACGGGCGCTCGACCGAAATCCAGCGGCTGATCGGCCGGGTGCTCCGCGCGGGCGTCAACATGGACAAGATGCCCGGGCTGTCGATCACCTGTGACTGCGACGTCCTGAGCGCCGACGGCGGGACGCGCACTGCTGCAATCACCGGCGCGTGGGTCGCACTGGCCCAGGCGATCAACCATGCCCGCAAGGAAAAACGCATCACCACCCAGCCGCTGCTGGGCCCCGTTGCGGCCGTCAGCGTCGGCGTCATCGGCCGCAAGGCGTACCTCGATCTCGATTACCCGCTGGACGTCAAGGCCGAGGTCGATATGAACGTCGCGATGAACCACAAGGGCCAGTTCATCGAGGTGCAGGGCACAGGCGAGCAGGGCACGTTCAGCCGGGACGAGTTGGACACGCTGCTCGACCTCGCGGGCAAGGGGATCAAGAAGCTGATGACGATCCAGCGTGCGGCGGCGAAGGCATAA
- a CDS encoding alpha/beta hydrolase, which translates to MLCPPCRLFALTLLVITVAAAQGCGRPLMVTPTIFDAGEVDPFFELAPAQRTNLVTIYYATDRLDDSPGEGDYGRHRSDTLDVGTCDVQIGDDDGWGRLVQLTADGPHPTKPDVRLAHTHRMGDLFTTRRVPMPEPTPATPDETAQHWLAELNATLEASSQQEITIYIHGFNTGFGEAALSIAEYAHYAGNQGAFVCYSWPSYDSIWRYDHDIDSARYTGTHLRQFVRFLAEHTDAKKINFVCHSSGCQVFGTLLRELRLVTNHLTPEEARERFRIGQVFLVAPDINVDVARERVLEEGSADLFDHLTIYSSKFDYALRYAARNLYHYPRLGSLGSDALGEADLRWLRALENVTIVDIDKQPTRTLIGHMHQRYNPTVSSDILLMLRRDLTPQQRALTREPEELIWRFDDDYETRIRETARMIYPPRAENGD; encoded by the coding sequence ATGTTGTGTCCGCCGTGCCGTCTCTTTGCGTTGACTTTACTCGTGATTACCGTCGCGGCCGCGCAGGGCTGTGGCCGACCGCTGATGGTCACACCGACCATCTTTGACGCCGGCGAGGTCGACCCGTTCTTCGAACTGGCCCCCGCGCAGCGCACCAACCTGGTCACGATCTACTACGCCACCGACCGCCTCGATGATAGCCCCGGCGAGGGCGACTACGGCCGACACCGGAGCGACACGCTCGACGTGGGCACCTGCGATGTGCAGATCGGCGACGACGACGGCTGGGGCCGGCTTGTCCAGCTCACCGCCGACGGCCCGCACCCGACGAAGCCTGACGTCCGGCTCGCGCATACCCACCGCATGGGCGACCTGTTCACGACCCGCCGTGTCCCTATGCCCGAGCCGACCCCGGCGACGCCCGACGAGACCGCGCAGCACTGGCTTGCCGAGCTCAACGCGACCCTCGAAGCCAGCTCGCAGCAAGAGATCACGATCTACATCCACGGCTTCAACACCGGGTTCGGCGAGGCCGCGCTGTCCATCGCCGAGTACGCCCACTACGCGGGCAACCAAGGCGCGTTCGTCTGCTACTCCTGGCCGTCCTACGACAGCATTTGGCGCTACGACCACGACATCGACTCCGCCCGATACACCGGGACGCACCTGCGCCAGTTCGTCCGCTTCCTCGCGGAACACACCGACGCGAAGAAGATCAACTTCGTCTGCCACAGCTCGGGCTGCCAGGTCTTCGGCACGCTGCTGCGCGAGCTTCGGCTGGTTACTAACCACCTCACGCCCGAGGAAGCACGCGAGCGGTTCCGGATCGGGCAGGTCTTCCTCGTTGCGCCGGATATCAACGTCGATGTCGCGCGCGAGCGCGTGCTCGAAGAAGGATCGGCCGACCTGTTCGACCACCTCACGATCTACAGCTCGAAGTTCGACTACGCCCTGCGCTACGCGGCGCGGAACCTCTACCACTATCCGCGCCTGGGCTCGCTCGGCAGTGATGCCTTGGGCGAGGCGGATCTGCGCTGGCTCAGGGCGCTCGAAAACGTCACCATCGTCGACATCGACAAGCAACCCACCCGCACGCTCATCGGCCACATGCACCAGCGCTACAACCCGACGGTGAGCAGCGACATCCTCCTCATGCTCAGGCGCGACCTGACGCCGCAGCAGCGTGCCCTCACCCGCGAGCCCGAAGAACTCATCTGGCGTTTCGACGACGACTACGAAACCCGCATCCGCGAAACCGCAAGGATGATCTACCCGCCACGTGCCGAAAACGGGGATTGA
- a CDS encoding HAD family hydrolase, whose protein sequence is MDHTLFLFDIDGTLLDTGGVGQRAMRTVATQSFGGKLDFGPIRFGGMLDPDIFHEAAGHGGLEDAASHHQRFHDAYLPLLAAELAQIDRSSTLLPGVIDLLDRLEREVSAVLGVVTGNYAAAAPIKLEHAGIATQRFTVTGFGDQAPTRPLLVRHAMDQYAMLHGQPARPERTIVIGDTPRDIDCAKANGCVAVAVATGRFPAEELRTHGADIVLDNLSDPNAILSLL, encoded by the coding sequence ATGGACCACACCCTCTTCCTCTTCGATATCGACGGCACCCTGCTCGACACGGGGGGCGTCGGGCAACGCGCCATGCGCACCGTCGCGACACAATCGTTCGGCGGCAAACTCGACTTCGGCCCGATCCGCTTCGGCGGGATGCTCGACCCCGACATCTTCCACGAGGCGGCGGGCCACGGCGGGCTCGAAGACGCCGCGTCCCATCACCAGCGTTTCCACGACGCCTACCTCCCGCTGCTCGCCGCCGAGCTGGCGCAGATCGATCGCAGCTCGACGCTGCTGCCCGGGGTCATCGATCTGCTCGATCGCCTTGAACGCGAGGTATCCGCAGTCCTCGGGGTCGTCACGGGCAACTACGCTGCGGCCGCGCCGATCAAGCTCGAACACGCGGGCATCGCCACCCAACGCTTCACCGTCACCGGCTTCGGCGACCAGGCCCCCACGCGGCCGCTGCTCGTCCGCCACGCGATGGACCAGTACGCAATGCTGCACGGCCAACCCGCCCGGCCCGAACGCACGATCGTCATCGGCGACACCCCACGCGACATCGACTGTGCCAAAGCCAACGGCTGCGTTGCGGTCGCCGTCGCCACCGGGCGTTTCCCTGCCGAGGAACTGCGCACACATGGCGCGGATATCGTGCTGGATAACCTCAGTGATCCCAACGCGATCCTGTCTCTGCTCTAG
- a CDS encoding NADH-quinone oxidoreductase subunit M, whose product MQLPEHLTIPFQLILPALFAVGLLLPFKFLGTRKGAWIYSATTSTFSFGFSLYVAYHFNWAEPGTLHYVGKILWIPSFGLEFSYGLDSMSLWLVLLTTFLMPIVVLGSLVEVKGDMRTFHFWLHILEAALIGTFIARDIVFFYVCFEFTLIPLFFLIGIFGHGEKLKAAKVFFYYTFTASLLTMAGMLYVAWFNTTLDPAMPELIAAYETIDFDAPGDYVASGTEYKATTYYAQETYAGHWTFNIKALWAAGRVMPLWQQILVMLSLLAGFGAKTPLFPFHTWLPLAHTEAPTAGSVDLAGLVLKLGPYGLLRLAIPMLPLAVLAIAPYLGALAVFGVVYAALVCWVQRDAKKLIAYSSVSHMGFCILGLFAFDKGHIGATGSMIYMISHGLATGGLFLCIGMLYDRFHTREIERMSGLAKIMPLWAFFFCVFIFASVGLPGLNGFVGEFLTMLGTFNSQEIHGKPILGPWYAIIAGSGVILAAIYLLYLVGKIVFGPVLLPHWEDTGETGIGGKHEHDLSYRETMTVAPLAVACLVIGLFPFPILRSLEPSVAEMNKAVNAQIEVENGEAEVLNAKTPSRQDAKDANGVVENETPANHSDQISLASPLNPTSSIAVHQVGLDQGLRPISEVVDMDWRPMQEEHSDGEGTQ is encoded by the coding sequence TTGCAGCTCCCCGAACACCTGACCATCCCGTTCCAGCTCATCCTCCCCGCGCTCTTCGCGGTCGGGCTGCTGCTGCCCTTCAAGTTCCTGGGTACCCGCAAGGGGGCGTGGATCTACTCGGCGACGACCTCGACGTTCTCCTTCGGTTTCTCGCTCTACGTCGCGTACCACTTCAACTGGGCCGAGCCCGGCACGCTGCACTACGTCGGCAAGATCCTGTGGATCCCGAGCTTCGGGCTCGAATTCAGCTACGGGCTCGACTCGATGTCGCTCTGGCTCGTCCTGCTCACCACGTTCCTGATGCCCATCGTCGTCCTCGGCTCGCTCGTCGAGGTCAAGGGCGATATGCGCACCTTCCACTTCTGGCTCCACATCCTCGAAGCCGCGCTGATCGGCACGTTCATCGCACGCGACATCGTCTTCTTCTACGTCTGCTTCGAGTTCACCCTCATCCCGCTGTTCTTCCTCATCGGGATCTTCGGCCACGGGGAGAAACTCAAGGCCGCCAAGGTCTTCTTCTACTACACCTTCACCGCGTCGCTCCTGACGATGGCGGGGATGCTCTACGTGGCCTGGTTCAACACGACACTCGACCCGGCGATGCCCGAGTTGATCGCGGCATATGAGACGATCGATTTTGACGCCCCCGGCGACTACGTCGCCAGCGGCACGGAGTACAAGGCCACCACGTACTACGCCCAGGAAACCTACGCCGGGCACTGGACCTTCAACATCAAGGCGCTCTGGGCGGCGGGCCGGGTGATGCCTTTGTGGCAGCAGATCCTCGTGATGCTCTCGCTGCTCGCGGGCTTTGGCGCAAAGACGCCGCTGTTCCCGTTCCATACCTGGCTGCCGCTCGCGCATACCGAGGCGCCGACCGCCGGGTCTGTTGACCTCGCCGGGCTGGTCCTGAAGCTCGGGCCCTACGGCCTGCTGCGGCTCGCGATCCCCATGCTCCCGCTGGCGGTGCTCGCCATCGCGCCCTACCTCGGCGCACTCGCGGTGTTCGGCGTGGTCTATGCGGCGCTCGTGTGCTGGGTCCAGCGCGACGCGAAAAAACTCATCGCCTACTCCTCCGTCTCGCACATGGGCTTCTGCATCCTCGGTCTCTTCGCCTTCGACAAAGGCCACATCGGCGCGACCGGCTCCATGATCTACATGATCTCCCACGGCCTGGCGACCGGCGGGCTCTTCCTCTGCATCGGCATGCTCTACGACCGCTTCCACACCCGCGAGATCGAGCGCATGTCGGGCCTCGCCAAGATCATGCCGCTCTGGGCCTTCTTCTTCTGCGTCTTCATCTTCGCCAGCGTCGGGCTCCCCGGGCTCAACGGCTTTGTCGGCGAGTTCCTCACGATGCTGGGCACGTTCAACTCGCAGGAGATCCACGGCAAGCCGATCCTCGGGCCGTGGTACGCGATCATCGCCGGCTCGGGGGTTATCCTCGCCGCGATCTACCTGCTCTACCTCGTGGGCAAGATCGTCTTCGGCCCCGTCCTGCTCCCGCACTGGGAAGATACCGGCGAGACCGGCATCGGCGGCAAGCACGAACACGACCTCTCGTACCGCGAAACGATGACCGTCGCCCCGCTCGCCGTGGCGTGCCTCGTGATCGGGCTGTTCCCCTTCCCGATCCTCCGCTCACTCGAGCCGTCCGTCGCCGAGATGAACAAGGCGGTCAACGCACAGATCGAAGTGGAGAACGGTGAGGCGGAAGTTCTTAACGCCAAGACGCCAAGTCGCCAAGACGCCAAGGACGCGAACGGTGTTGTCGAAAATGAAACTCCAGCCAATCATTCGGATCAAATTTCGTTGGCTAGTCCGCTGAACCCGACCTCAAGCATCGCCGTCCATCAAGTCGGTTTAGATCAAGGCCTGAGGCCGATATCCGAAGTCGTGGATATGGATTGGCGACCGATGCAAGAAGAGCACAGCGATGGGGAGGGCACACAATGA
- a CDS encoding LptF/LptG family permease: MPWTLYRYILRELLKVLVLTSVVLVTVMSFGAAIKPMQDGLLGPGSLVKFVLFTMPTVLGFALPFAGAFSATLVFTRLVADNEVLACCAGGLSYRKVLMPTFGLGLVLMLSMLVLSNTVIPGFWKAARNTIEGDVLGVLVSQLNQNQPYVFRDEGLVLYAQSARQRTPTQTETVMGLIPQQYIELQGVAFGQFDKNTGEVFNDTTASRAGVLLIRDEDSGRSYITLRLQDPMFYNARTGELRSDQAQFGQIDSDPIYLPNPVEDKAVFFNLRELIDLYGHPDRYDQVREAKVNLTAAVERQEMRLALIEALSAGRPGEGFIILEGGISGDHYMLSAPSITQNGQGLQLDAAEGFKVTVDRYNNAELRGVAELRFEAEYGEITIETSEFSGDTEAKLTLLNVVVTDPILDDSANDKKRHEFAPMGWVGELLPDQNLESLSARELGVLARQERYSADVHVREGTNRLAYEIQKLTLGISAQAHTRAATAVACLLLIVLGAVLAIRMKGRIPLIVFFWSFLLAMLTLLMIYAGQNMANELDPDLLKTGAFNWQQVTGLGVLWGGNLVTLVVIGREYCRIART, from the coding sequence ATGCCCTGGACCCTGTACCGCTACATCCTGCGAGAGCTGCTCAAGGTGCTGGTGCTGACCTCGGTCGTGCTGGTGACGGTGATGAGCTTTGGGGCGGCGATCAAGCCGATGCAGGACGGGCTGCTGGGCCCGGGGTCGCTGGTAAAGTTTGTGCTGTTCACGATGCCGACGGTGTTGGGGTTCGCGCTGCCGTTTGCCGGGGCGTTCTCGGCGACGCTCGTGTTCACCCGGCTGGTCGCGGACAACGAGGTTCTCGCGTGCTGCGCCGGCGGGCTGAGCTACCGCAAGGTGCTGATGCCGACCTTCGGGCTCGGGCTCGTCCTGATGCTGTCGATGCTCGTGCTGTCCAACACCGTGATCCCCGGCTTCTGGAAGGCGGCGCGCAACACGATCGAGGGCGATGTGCTCGGCGTCCTGGTGAGCCAGCTTAATCAAAACCAGCCGTACGTCTTCCGCGACGAGGGGCTGGTGCTGTATGCGCAGTCCGCGCGGCAGCGCACGCCGACCCAGACCGAGACGGTCATGGGGCTCATCCCCCAGCAGTACATCGAGTTGCAGGGCGTCGCGTTCGGGCAGTTCGACAAGAACACCGGCGAGGTGTTTAACGACACGACCGCGAGCCGGGCGGGCGTCCTGCTGATCCGCGATGAGGATTCGGGCCGGTCGTACATCACGCTGCGGCTCCAAGACCCGATGTTCTACAACGCGCGCACCGGTGAGCTGCGCAGCGACCAGGCGCAGTTCGGGCAGATCGATTCGGACCCGATCTACCTGCCCAACCCGGTTGAAGATAAGGCGGTGTTCTTCAACCTCAGAGAGCTGATCGATCTATACGGGCACCCCGACCGCTACGACCAGGTGCGCGAAGCGAAGGTCAATCTGACCGCCGCGGTGGAGCGGCAGGAGATGCGGCTGGCGCTGATCGAAGCGCTCTCGGCCGGCCGGCCCGGCGAGGGGTTCATCATCCTCGAAGGCGGCATCAGCGGCGATCACTATATGCTCTCCGCGCCGAGCATCACGCAAAACGGGCAGGGGCTCCAGCTGGATGCGGCCGAGGGCTTCAAGGTCACGGTCGACCGCTACAACAACGCCGAACTGCGAGGCGTCGCCGAGCTCCGCTTCGAGGCGGAGTACGGCGAGATCACGATCGAAACCAGTGAGTTTTCTGGCGACACCGAGGCGAAGCTCACACTGCTCAACGTCGTGGTCACCGACCCGATCCTCGACGACTCTGCGAACGATAAGAAGCGCCACGAGTTCGCCCCGATGGGATGGGTCGGTGAGTTGTTGCCCGATCAGAACCTCGAATCACTGTCGGCCCGCGAGCTGGGCGTCCTCGCCAGGCAGGAACGCTACAGCGCGGATGTCCATGTTCGCGAGGGGACAAACCGGCTGGCCTACGAGATCCAAAAACTAACGCTGGGCATCAGCGCCCAGGCACACACCCGCGCCGCGACGGCGGTGGCGTGCCTGCTGCTGATCGTGTTGGGCGCGGTGCTTGCGATCCGGATGAAGGGCCGTATCCCGCTGATTGTGTTCTTTTGGAGCTTCCTGCTCGCGATGCTCACGCTGCTGATGATCTACGCCGGCCAGAATATGGCCAACGAGCTCGACCCCGACCTGCTGAAAACCGGCGCGTTCAACTGGCAACAAGTCACCGGGCTCGGCGTGCTCTGGGGCGGCAACCTCGTCACGCTCGTTGTGATCGGTCGAGAGTATTGCCGGATCGCACGGACCTGA